CGGCAAAACCAGTTTTGGTTTTGATACGGTACCGCGTTATCTGCAGGGATTATTCGGTAATTCCCGCGCGGATATGGAGGCCTCCGGCGGCAACTCTTTTAACGGCAAAGGCGGCGCGAATGCCAGCAATACCTTTAGCGGCACGCTGACCGTGACCGTCGATCAGGTTCTGGCCAATGGCAATTTACACGTCGTGGGGGAAAAACAGATCGCGATTAATCAGGGAACGGAATTCATCCGCTTCTCCGGCGTGGTAAATCCACGCACCATCAGCGGCAGCAACTCTGTTCCCTCGACACAGGTGGCGGATGCGCGGATTGAATATGTCGGGAACGGCTATATTAACGAAGCGCAAAATATGGGCTGGCTGCAACGTTTCTTCCTTAATTTGTCGCCGATGTAAGCGAGGTGTATGTGTTTAAAGCTCTTGCAGGAATCGTTCTGGCACTGGTTGCCACTCTGGCGCACGCCGAGCGTATCCGGGATCTGACCAGTGTCCAGGGAGTACGGGAAAACTCGCTGATCGGCTACGGGCTGGTGGTCGGGTTGGACGGTACGGGCGACCAGACGACCCAGACGCCATTTACCACTCAGACGCTGAATAACATGCTGTCACAACTGGGGATTACGGTCCCCACCGGCACCAATATGCAGTTGAAAAACGTGGCGGCGGTGATGGTGACGGCGTCGTATCCGCCTTTTGCGCGACAGGGACAAACGATCGATGTCGTTGTTTCCTCAATGGGGAACGCTAAAAGTCTGCGTGGCGGGACGTTATTAATGACGCCGTTAAAAGGGGTGGACAGCCAGGTGTATGCTTTGGCGCAGGGCAATATTCTGGTCGGTGGCGCGGGCGCTTCCGCAGGCGGCAGTAGCGTGCAGGTTAACCAGCTTAATGGCGGGCGCATCACTAACGGCGCGATTATCGAACGCGAGTTGCCGACTCAGTTCGGCGCTGGCAACACCATTAATCTGCAATTGAACGACGAAGATTTTACGATGGCGCAGCAAATTACCGACGCCATCAACCGCGCGCGCGGTTACGGCAGCGCCACTGCGCTTGATGCGCGAACGGTACAGGTACGCGTGCCCAGCGGCAACAGCTCGCAGGTGCGTTTTCTGGCGGACATTCAAAATATGGAAGTCAACGTGACGCCGCAGGATGCAAAAGTCGTGATCAACTCGCGTACCGGTTCGGTGGTCATGAATCGGGAAGTCACGCTGGATAGCTGCGCTGTGGCGCAGGGCAATTTGTCAGTGACAGTCAATCGCCAGCTCAACGTCAACCAGCCGAATACGCCATTTGGCGGCGGGCAGACCGTGGTGACGCCACAGACTCAGATAGATTTGCGTCAGAGCGGCGGATCGCTACAGAGCGTGCGTTCCAGCGCCAATCTGAACAGCGTAGTGCGTGCGCTGAATGCGCTTGGCGCGACGCCGATGGATCTGATGTCGATTTTGCAGTCCATGCAGAGCGCGGGCTGTCTACGCGCCAAACTGGAAATCATCTGATGATCGGAGACGGTAAATTGCTGGCCAGCGCGGCCTGGGATGCGCAATCTCTGAACGAACTGAAAGCGAAAGCGGGCCAGGACCCGGCGGCGAATATCCGTCCTGTGGCCCGTCAGGTGGAAGGGATGTTTGTGCAGATGATGCTGAAAAGTATGCGCGAGGCTTTACCCAAAGATGGTTTATTCAGCAGCGATCAGACGCGTCTGTATACCAGCATGTATGACCAGCAGATCGCCCAGCAGATGACCGCCGGTAAGGGATTGGGGCTGGCGGATATGATGGTTAAACAGATGACCAGCGGGCAGACGATGCCTGCGGATGACGCGCCGCAAGTACCGCTTAAATTCTCCCTGGAGACGGTAAACAGCTATCAAAATCAGGCGCTGACCCAACTGGTGCGCAAAGCCATACCGAAAACGCCGGACAGCAGCGATGCGCCGCTCTCCGGCGACAGTAAAGACTTTCTGGCCCGGCTTTCGCTCCCTGCGAGGCTGGCCAGCGAACAAAGCGGGGTGCCGCATCATCTGATTCTGGCGCAGGCGGCACTGGAGTCCGGCTGGGGGCAGCGGCAAATCCTGCGGGAGAATGGCGAACCCAGCTATAACGTATTTGGCGTGAAAGCGACCGCCAGTTGGAAAGGGCCGGTGACGGAGATCACCACCACTGAATACGAAAATGGCGAAGCGAAAAAAGTGAAAGCGAAATTCCGCGTCTATAGCTCGTATCTGGAGGCATTATCG
This DNA window, taken from Salmonella enterica subsp. enterica serovar Typhimurium str. LT2, encodes the following:
- the flgH gene encoding flagellar biosynthesis protein (basal-body outer-membrane L (lipopolysaccharide layer) ring protein; flagellar l-ring protein precursor (basal body l-ring protein). (SW:FLGH_SALTY)), which translates into the protein MQKYALHAYPVMALMVATLTGCAWIPAKPLVQGATTAQPIPGPVPVANGSIFQSAQPINYGYQPLFEDRRPRNIGDTLTIVLQENVSASKSSSANASRDGKTSFGFDTVPRYLQGLFGNSRADMEASGGNSFNGKGGANASNTFSGTLTVTVDQVLANGNLHVVGEKQIAINQGTEFIRFSGVVNPRTISGSNSVPSTQVADARIEYVGNGYINEAQNMGWLQRFFLNLSPM
- the flgI gene encoding putative flagella basal body protein (flagellar p-ring protein precursor. (SW:FLGI_SALTY)) codes for the protein MFKALAGIVLALVATLAHAERIRDLTSVQGVRENSLIGYGLVVGLDGTGDQTTQTPFTTQTLNNMLSQLGITVPTGTNMQLKNVAAVMVTASYPPFARQGQTIDVVVSSMGNAKSLRGGTLLMTPLKGVDSQVYALAQGNILVGGAGASAGGSSVQVNQLNGGRITNGAIIERELPTQFGAGNTINLQLNDEDFTMAQQITDAINRARGYGSATALDARTVQVRVPSGNSSQVRFLADIQNMEVNVTPQDAKVVINSRTGSVVMNREVTLDSCAVAQGNLSVTVNRQLNVNQPNTPFGGGQTVVTPQTQIDLRQSGGSLQSVRSSANLNSVVRALNALGATPMDLMSILQSMQSAGCLRAKLEII
- the flgJ gene encoding flagellar biosynthesis protein (flagellar protein flgj. (SW:FLGJ_SALTY)), with the protein product MIGDGKLLASAAWDAQSLNELKAKAGQDPAANIRPVARQVEGMFVQMMLKSMREALPKDGLFSSDQTRLYTSMYDQQIAQQMTAGKGLGLADMMVKQMTSGQTMPADDAPQVPLKFSLETVNSYQNQALTQLVRKAIPKTPDSSDAPLSGDSKDFLARLSLPARLASEQSGVPHHLILAQAALESGWGQRQILRENGEPSYNVFGVKATASWKGPVTEITTTEYENGEAKKVKAKFRVYSSYLEALSDYVALLTRNPRYAAVTTAATAEQGAVALQNAGYATDPNYARKLTSMIQQLKAMSEKVSKTYSANLDNLF